From Thalassovita sp.:
TCCGCCGCCAGCTGGGCCTCCGCGCGTTCTGCTTGCGTCAGCACGCCGCTTTGGGCGAGGGTTTCCATCGCCAGTGCCATGCGCGCTGAAACGAGGGTTGCGTGATAGATGCCTTCCATCGGGCGGGGATCGATGCGGAGGGGGGATGTGTAAAGGTCGCTTTCGGGGTTTTTCACAAGAGGCTCGTCCCGCATCAGGCCAAACAGCAGGCTATGCCCAGCCTCATGTGCCAGCACCTCGGCGACGGCTAGCCGGTTTTTGTGGTGTTTGGGGTTCAGAAACAAAAGTCCCCAGAACTGAAAATGCGACGCGCCATCAAATTCGAATTTTGATCCCTTGGGGGCCTGTGCCAGCACAACTTGATGCACGATGGCCCGGGTTTCGAGGTAAAGTGCCTCGAAGCCCTCACGCAGCAGGGCGAAGCCTTCGTTCAGCAACTGCGGAAAATCTGGTGCATCCTCATGCGGGAGGGGGGCAAATTCCGAACCTTCACCCAGGCGGTGGTTCAGCGATTGGTCCAAGGCGAGATTGTCGGTCGCGCCGCGATAGCGGACGATCAACTCGTCGCTGCGGGATGCTGCGTTCGAAAGACGTTGGGCCGTTTGAAGAGCGACTTCGCGATCGCCATCAATCAAAGCTTCGGTCAGGGTGTAATAGTCACCGAAAGTCTCCGCGGCCAGATGATCGCCAGCGTCTAAGCGGGCCAAAAGCGGTGACAGTGCATTGGATACGGCGGGCAAGGCGGCCTGACAGCGGTCCGCGATATGCCTGAGGCTTTGGGCCAAATCAGAGTGGCGGACGCGATCGAGATCTCGCGCCCGCTGGGCATCTGGCGCAAATGTGTAAGAAAACATTCGGTCGTCTTTTGCGTCTTAGGAGACCGGACTCAGGATGCAGTCGCCAGTTTTATGCCTGGTTTCAGACCGATTTTGCTGCCCATTTTGGCACCCAGTGGACCCAGATCGGCGCTGGAAAACTGCTTGTGACCTTCGAATTCTGCCTGTTTTGCCACCACACGGTAGCCTAGCATATTGCCCAGATCGAGGTCGATTTTGGAGGTGGTGTCTTGCATTGTGTCGGGCCCCGTTATTGATTTAAAAGCGACTTTTCAAAGGGATCGTAGGTCAGCTCGGTATGCTATTCAACCCATCACGTGCTCAGCTATTTTTTGTGTGCGCGCATGACCATCGCTACACGGTTAAGCTGCCCGCGCAGCATTTGCAGCGCCAGAACGTCAGGTTCAAAACCATTCCGTATGAAGCGTTGTTTCGCGCGTCACGTTTGACCACAGCCAGCTACATTTTTTCAGACTTTGACCGGCTTTCCTCCACAGAACTGACAGCCGCCGCCGCAGTGTACCGCAAACTTGCCGCCGCAGGCGCCAAGGTGATCAATGACCCGGCCTTGGCGCTTAACCGTGATGACACCATTAGGCGGCTACATCAGTCGGGGTTGAGCGACTTTACTTGCTTCGGTCCGCGGTCTGGCGAAAAGCCCGAGAGGTTCCCTGTGTTCCTGCGCACGATCACCGGCCACCGGGGGGTGTTAAGCGATCTGCTGCACTCCGAGGAAGAGTGCGAGATCGCATTGAAACGCGCCATTTCTCAAGGGTATCCGCTGCATGATCTGGTGTTCATTGAATATGCGGCACAGCCTCATCCTGAAACCGGGTTTTTTCAGAAGCATTCGGCGTATTTTGTTGAGGACACCGTGGTGCCTTCAAACATCGTCAATGAACGCAACTGGGTGGCCAAGTTCGGTGAGGCAAATTTAGCGACGCCAGAGCAATATGCGCAGGAACGGCGCCAAATGGATGACTACCCCCATGAGGCATGGGTGAGGGAGGTTTTTGCCTGCCTTGATGTTGGCTACGGACGCCTTGATTTCGGACTGGTTGACGGCAGGCCGCAAGCCTACGAGGTGAACACCAACCCAACGCTGGGACGCAGCGTGGATCATCCGAACCCTGACCGCGCGGTTGCGCTGCAGATCAGCCGTGACCGCATTTTGGAAGCGCTTGGCACTGTGGCCACCCGGCCGTCAGGCCGGCCGGTGTATGTTGGTGATGTGTTGACGCGGAAGGGGCCGCTGCGCCGTTTAAAGCGCCTGTGACGGCCGGAATGTTATGGATCAGGCCTTCCGGCGCAGTTTGATGACCACATCCACGGCGCTGATTTCGGCGCCTTCGGGTGGTTCGGGCAGTTGAATGATCTTCAGCTGCTCCGCCGGGGCATCGGTCAGCGCGCCGTCATCTTCCCAGAAGAAGTGGGGATGATCATGGGTGTTGGTGTCAAAATAGCTTTTTGAGCCATCTACCGTAACTTCCTGCATCAGACCCGCCTCACAGAAGGCGCGCAGGGTGTTGTAGACGGTTGCCAGCGAGACGCTTTCGCCATTGTCGCGCACGGACGCAAACAGGCTTTCAGCGGTGACATGGCGATCCTGCCCGTCCCCGACCAGCAAAGTGGCGAGGGCGAGACGCTGCCTTGTAGGGCGGAGACCGGCGCCTGCCAGCCATTTGGAGCCCCTCTGGGTTGCCTCAGGCGATACTGTCATCGACTCGTGTCCTAGTTCCAATATCCCTTTTTATAACGGTTCTAGGTCCGGATGTTCAAATGAAAACCATTTGCAACTGCGTTCCGCCATTTCCTGTGACCAGAATCCCGCTGCATTCCCTAGGGTGAGCTTTGCCTGATTTGTGGCACGCGCCGTGCCGCGCCGTTGCGGTGCGCCCAGACCCGCAAGGCTTGCGCCAGCGGCTTTTACGGTGCTAGAGGGGGCGGGAATGTAACAGAATTATCCCGGAGGGGGCGCCACGCATGGCACAATATCCGAGCAGCTTTGACAAAGACGATCTTCTGAAATGCGCCCGAGGCGAGCTGTTTGGCCCCGGCAACGCCCAGCTGCCGGCCCCGCCGATGCTGATGATGGACCGTATCACCGAAATCTCGGAAGATGGCGGCGCCCACGGCAAAGGCCACGTGCTGGCCGAATTCGACATCACCCCTGACCTGTGGTTCTTCGATTGCCACTTCCCGGGCAACCCGATCATGCCCGGCTGTCTGGGGCTGGACGGTCTGTGGCAGCTGACCGGCTTCAACCTTGGCTGGCGCGGCTGGCTGGGCCGTGGCTACGCGCTGGGCGTCGGTGAGGTGAAGCTGACCGGCATGGTGCGCCCTGACCGTAAGATGCTGACCTACAAGATTGATTTCACCAAGGCGATCCAAACCCGCCGCCTGACCATGGGCGTTGCCGACGGTATCGTCGAAGCGGATGGTGAGGTGATTTATCAGGTGAAAGACATGAAAGTGGCCCTCAGCGAAAGCTGATCGCAGAGGTTTCGTGATGCTTTACAGGCCGGCCCGCTGGGCCGGTCTGATCGTTTTAGGACCCCGCTGCAGGAGCGCCCCATGACCCCGGAAGAAATCACCGCCTGCGTCAACGCCGCCTTTCCGCTGCCGTCGATCTTGTTTGTCATCGGGGCGCTGACCCTGGCCGCCTATCTGAAACGTAAATACCAGCTGACGCTTGCCCAAACCTTCAAGGCGATGGTTGGGGTTGAAAAGGTACGCCACACCAAAGCCTCGGCCATTATCATGATGCTGACCTTGCTAGTGCCGCTTGGTCTTTGGCTGCTGCTGGGCCAGCGCTGCGGTTAGGCACCGTGTCACTATTGGCGCCATTAGCGCAGCCATTCCATGTTTTGTAACAGAGGTTTACAGCGGCATTCCGCTTGCCTTACCCTCTTAAACTAACGCCGAACGGATCGCGTCTGGCTGAGAAACGGCGGGGATGCGTGGCAGGTGCGAAAAATCTCTAGATGGGGACAGGTAGCGCGGCAGGTCGATTTGATCCGCTACATGTGGCGCACCAACGCGCCGCTCTGGGTGATCACGTTCTACCTGCGGCACAAGCTGTCAAACCAACTCTCCGGTGACAATCGGGTTTGGGCCAAAAAACGGGCCGCGTTTCGGGCGCAGGCCAAGTCTTTGGAGATCGATCAGGACTGGTTTTCGCGCAAACTGCCGATCTGGCTGCGGGCCTTCAAGGCGGTGGATCTGGACACTGAGGCACCGTTGAGCTGTCTGGAAATCGGCAGCTGGCAGGGGCTCTCAGCCCATTTCATGCTCACCACCCTGCCAAATGCGACGCTCACCTGCGTCGATACATGGGAAGGGGCGGATGAACATTTGGATAGACTTCGCGTCGACCAGCCCGCAATGCACCGGATTGAACAGAGCTTTGATCGCAACCTTGCCTCCTTCGCGGATCGGCTGACCAAGTTTCGCGGCACATCGCAGGCGTTTTTCAGTGGGGGAAATGCAGGACCCAAGTATGACCTGATCTATGTCGACGGCTCGCACCACGCGGAGGATGTGCTTTTGGATGCTATGGAGGCGTTTGATGTGCTCAAAAACGGCGGCTTGCTGATCTTTGATGATTATTTCTGGCGTTACTATCCCGACGCTTCTGACAACCCGGCAAGCGCGATCCATACCTTCCTGCGGCAGGAACAGCACCAGTTGGAGTTGATTTGCGTCGATCGGCAGGTCGTTGTGCGAAAACTTGAAAGTCTTGCGTGATCCGCGAGGGCAACGGAAACACCTGCCCCCTAAGCCACAGGTAAATGGGTTTCCCCAACCCACCTTGCACCTTCCCACCGCAATGCCCTACTAAGGCATAAGCTATGAAGGGAGTGCACGTATGCGTCGTGTCGTCGTAACCGGCTTGGGCGTTGTTTCGTCCATCGGCAACAATGCAGAAGAGGTTCTGGCCTCGCTGAAGGCTGGCAAGTCCGGCATCACCGCCAATGAGGCCATGAAGGAACATGGGTTCCGCAGCCAGATTGCAGGCGACAT
This genomic window contains:
- a CDS encoding aKG-HExxH-type peptide beta-hydroxylase, giving the protein MFSYTFAPDAQRARDLDRVRHSDLAQSLRHIADRCQAALPAVSNALSPLLARLDAGDHLAAETFGDYYTLTEALIDGDREVALQTAQRLSNAASRSDELIVRYRGATDNLALDQSLNHRLGEGSEFAPLPHEDAPDFPQLLNEGFALLREGFEALYLETRAIVHQVVLAQAPKGSKFEFDGASHFQFWGLLFLNPKHHKNRLAVAEVLAHEAGHSLLFGLMRDEPLVKNPESDLYTSPLRIDPRPMEGIYHATLVSARMALAMETLAQSGVLTQAERAEAQLAAEKDRENFAKGISTVHEHGDMTDSGKQIMDHAEAWINNG
- the irrA gene encoding iron response transcriptional regulator IrrA, whose translation is MTVSPEATQRGSKWLAGAGLRPTRQRLALATLLVGDGQDRHVTAESLFASVRDNGESVSLATVYNTLRAFCEAGLMQEVTVDGSKSYFDTNTHDHPHFFWEDDGALTDAPAEQLKIIQLPEPPEGAEISAVDVVIKLRRKA
- the fabA gene encoding bifunctional 3-hydroxydecanoyl-ACP dehydratase/trans-2-decenoyl-ACP isomerase → MAQYPSSFDKDDLLKCARGELFGPGNAQLPAPPMLMMDRITEISEDGGAHGKGHVLAEFDITPDLWFFDCHFPGNPIMPGCLGLDGLWQLTGFNLGWRGWLGRGYALGVGEVKLTGMVRPDRKMLTYKIDFTKAIQTRRLTMGVADGIVEADGEVIYQVKDMKVALSES
- a CDS encoding class I SAM-dependent methyltransferase; the protein is MIRYMWRTNAPLWVITFYLRHKLSNQLSGDNRVWAKKRAAFRAQAKSLEIDQDWFSRKLPIWLRAFKAVDLDTEAPLSCLEIGSWQGLSAHFMLTTLPNATLTCVDTWEGADEHLDRLRVDQPAMHRIEQSFDRNLASFADRLTKFRGTSQAFFSGGNAGPKYDLIYVDGSHHAEDVLLDAMEAFDVLKNGGLLIFDDYFWRYYPDASDNPASAIHTFLRQEQHQLELICVDRQVVVRKLESLA